Part of the Juglans regia cultivar Chandler chromosome 14, Walnut 2.0, whole genome shotgun sequence genome, GAAACATCTATCCTTGATGATTCGGAGAACAATGATCAGACTCCTTCAGGTTTGGAGAATGCCATTAATATAGATCCTGAACCAATGGCAATTGCCCATGATCAATTCAATAGTAATCTACATGATGATCAATATCATGAAGGAGCATTGGTTGATCCTGCTCAGATGGTTCAACCTGCAATTGACTGTAGTCCTCCAGCTCCTTTGGTGGATTACACAGAGAATGTCTTTGAGCCAGTTTGGAACCCTACGTCTCCTGATTCTGAAAACTTCAAATATTTGCAAGATTTGGATTTCGATTACACTGATACATTGTTTGCGGATAATTTGCGGCTTCCTGATCAGAATAACGTACCATTCAAAAGACTCAAAATGTACGTTTGACTAATCTTAGGCACTAGGTTGTATACTAGCCAACGACCGATCGATAAGGATTAATCAGCCACCTTTGGATGATTTAGTTTTGGATTGTTGTAATTTTAGTTAATGAATTTTGAACTTTTAACGGTTGTTTCCTATCTAGTAATCATGGGTATCATCTTTGTGGAATagtctcattttcattttcattttcattaatgCATGTGGTTTATCTTTATAATGATCTTGGTATTTgtagatatatatgatatatggttTACACTTATCATGTTCGTTTGGCTTTTATTTtcgttacatatatattattagatgTGCGAgtggttatttttattttgtgtatctTACTAGCTCGTGGGTTTTTATATGGTCGGTTCTTATTGAAGACCAACTATATTATCGGACTCCAAGCCTACTTACTCAAGAGACTCAAGACTTGCTGAAACGGTTCCTATTACGTAAGAGTAGTAGGATATGGTGATCATGTAAATCaagtatttgaattttaaacgTTATAGTTATCTTGTATAAATCaagtatttgaattttaaacgTTATAGTTATCTTGTATAAATCaagtatttgaattttgaatactTGATAAATAGCCTAACGACAATAGAGAGTTAGTTGTTCTATTTTTACCAGTGAtgtatataaactcatctatgtATACGTTCAAAGTAGTGGAAAAACACTTTAGTACAATCTCTATTTCATTATTCTACAGTTCTCTatagatttcttttttattttattttattttattgtacatGTAATTCCATTAGATAGCATTTGTGAgctaattattttcattcaacctaaaatatttcttaatttgttgtaGGAGTGTGCAACCGGACCTGGATCCGGATATCCAGTCATAATCGGATCCGGATTCGAATTATAAAAACTGGGCGGTTATTCGCCCAGATTAATCCGAAAATAATCTTGGCGGATAAGTAGATTCAATCCGAATatcctgatttttttttcctgttttggctgtaaatccggatatccggattgtaTCCCgatttattaatacttttttaaaaaaaaaaatagtttaaactttaaaaattatagcacttttttttatcatatcatgtttaaattgtccagattatttttaaaaaataatttaaacactttaaaagtttttttttaaaataaaataaataaataataatgcaaaataaataaataaactttttattcatcatcgtGGAAAGTCCAAGTTGTGGAAGGTTCATGAAGAGGACCCAACTGCCGGAGGATTTGAATGTGGAACAAACCAAGACGATGGTTGCTGACGGCATGCCATGCTCAAGATCATCATACCCAAAGAGAATGTGAATCAGCCACAAGATCAGATTGAGAAATAACTCTGCGATAATAGCCAGCGTCTCAGGACGACATCGTGGCTGCTTTTTCTGgtagaatataaatatatatatatatatttatatatttctttgacGTCAAGAGTCATATATGTGTGTCACATGTATGCATGTGTCGAAGTTCGGAGGATTTCTTTTAGATCTGTGGTTGGGCTATGTTTTCGTCGCTACTTTAAATATAAGCTTATTACGAAGATAAAGACGATGCTTAAATATCACTACAAAAGCATAAAGACGATActgaatttcaaaaaaaaaaaaaaaaaatactgaatttggatttttttttaaaaaaaagggacCCATTACGGATAACCGAGTCATAAAACGGAATCCATAAACAGATCCAGATTTCTCACAACCGTCTGCATACACCCGGATTCAGGATTTCAGACTGAAccgaaaaaaaaatccaacccgGTTCTACAACCCTAATTTGTTGCAAAATGTAAAAGGTTTTTACCAAGTATAGTTTGTAATTACTGGAATAAAAAGCCATGGAGTTATACAGATGGCCAAATTCACATTATTCTCCATCCTCAAATATGAAGCAAAAAGGCTGCAAATTGATGTGCGAAGGAAACGTTTTTGGGGATGACACCTGCAGCTTAATCCCAGATTTCATAGTTAAAGACCAATAATAAGGAATGGCACTCTTCTGCAATAGAGCAAATACATCAGACATTCCACActcaaaatatgaagaaaaaagctTGTAAAATCATCTTTCGACATCCAAATGATAAAAAACAACTATCATTCTGACAAAGAAATGCCCTGACTTGACGACAGTTATTAAGATCCGAACCCAATATATGGGTGCATCATTTAATGGAATACAGTAGAATTTATGAGCATGGCTTTGCAAGGCCTATAACAAGAAACGAAATTCATTCGAATGATTTGCCAAAGATGCAAGCTTCACTATTCGGAACGGGGCTTGACAATGAAGTTTTGGCGACTGATGGGATTCATCACAACAGGAGGCCCGGCAGTGCGAGGCCAAGCCTGGAACTTCTTATCCGTTTCTTCCCACCATTCCTTGTTTGAAACGGTCTTGGGGGTGGTACCTGGTAACCAAATTAATAACTCTGTCAAGCTGCAAAATGATTGATATCTGTAAACTAAATAAtcaagaatttatttatttttataagtttgatTAATAAAGAAAGTTGTCACCACCAGAACGTACCACCAAATATCTTCCTATCAGCAAGAAAATAGTCACACGTATACGCAATTGCAAAAGATCCCAAAATACCTCCTATGATGTACTTCGCTGACATTTTTGAACTGTGTAAGAGTTACGAACAAAAAAATTGTCACAAAATGTAAAAGGAAGATAGTGCTAAAACTCAAATACCAGCACCAGCCTATTTCGTCCCAAAGCATAGAAAGATTGAGCTGAATTCAAGATGAAAATTATACAGTGGCTCAACACAACAAAACATCACAAAATGTACATTGAAATTAATTgtaaacagaaaaaagaaggaTGCTAATGCAAATTTCTGGTTTCTTCCCCTATCCAATCTCTTTGCATATCACTACCCATTTCCAAAAGAGATAAACTGGAGTGTTGTATTTGGAGtgcttaaaaaatatgatttggaaataaaacaaatatattgaCTAAACAAGCTTCAAAGCAACTCTACTGAACAGACATacagaaaatatatgaataggcaaaactccaataaaaaatattaaagaagtACAATTTCTGAGTTAAAGAAGCAAGAGTTAAGAGGGGGGAAAAAAAGCCAGCAATAAGACACACGTTAAGCACTCAAGATAGTGGCAAAACTTTTTGCGTCTTTACCCAAAAAAGTGTTCCACAAAATATGAAAGAGCAAAAGGGCAAATAGAATATGATTCAGAGAACTGCATAATTGAATGTGGATAATTAAGACAACAAATAGTTTATTCAATACCTCATCTAAGTAAGTCTCTATCACCATCCAGTGTCAACACCAAGGACCAGGGACGGGTCACCAGGACCAGCCCCGCCCACCCCAGGGCAGGGCGAAAGAGTTTATACAAGTTTTTAACCAAGTGGTACCCCACCCGATTGGGTTTTCACCTGCCCGTGCATGTAATCATAGTATAAAACCATCTTATACCTAAAAATCACTACCGCCGCCTCCTCCTGCTCCTCTACTCCTTCCTTCTTtctccttccttctttcttcttctcttcttccttctatCTTCTCCCCTGCTCTCAGATCCACAGTGCTGCAGTGTGTCTCAAATCTAAGATCAGATTCGATCTTCGATTGGCTTATCTGAGCAAACATCAGAGCTCATCTTTGGTGCTCAGATCTGATCTTTGATAATCTGACCAGATCCAATCTGTTCAAATCTGATCCACTTGGACGTCAGATCTTATATAGATTTACTGTTCAGATCagatcttattttattgtttgattttgaAATGGGCTGTCATTTGATTGGTTGGATATGGTTACATGATGCTGGATCTGGCTTTGGACAGAGTTTTGGGCAGTAGGTTGGACAATCCACCCACCCGTTCAACAGGTACGGGCAGACAAGGGGTGTGGGCTGGGGGTAAAGTGGCCACCTCACCCAGGTATGATGGGTAGCGCCCCTTGTCAGCAGAAATTCTGATAATATACGAGATTCTCTAGTTTGGTttatcaaagaaagaaaaaagatctcTCAAACTTCAATGGGTGACTATAAAGTTAGGATACACATTCCAAAATAGGGCGGTTTCAAGAGTTTGAATCGTGTCGATGGAGAACCAACTCATCCAACTTGATAGCCATTTCGCCCAATTCCATAGAAATAGTAGGTTatgaattatgaaatttaaagtCAAGCCAAGTATCAGTTTAATTGAGGCTAACACATGAATCAGCTGCCccaaatttatctatatatataaaataaaaaggggcAAACACAGATACAGATTGAAAGTTCTGATCACCTACACCAGTAGAATGGATCAACATCCAGGAAATTAGGGGAAAATAAGAACAATGGCATTTGCACATAATAGCTTAATGACTACACAAAAAGCATCAAGGGATATGCTACATTTCGGATTCTAGAAAGCAGTAAATttacattgaaaaataattggcaTGAGACTGTGAAACCTTGACAAGGCATCTCGTGCTTAAAGTGCCATGGGAAGAAGGACATCTCTAtgtttctcattcccaaaccaCTCGGAATGCTTTCCATCTCCAACAGAGACACATGCTTTCAATTTATTCACATAAAACATTACAccccccccaaaacaaaaaaataaaaaaaaaaacctttactACTGCTTTCAATCAGAACCTGAACATTAATAAATGAAGCGAAAACACAGTAGGCATTTATATACCAATATGTCAAGACTccgcttttctttttcctaacaCCAAAGCAGGACAAAATGAATACGGCCACTCTGTATAATTTTCCAGGTCGGACCGAACATTTAATTCACTCTATTTCCAgcttttctcagcaaccaagcAGACAATTCGTTTCCCAAATAATTGGCATGAGACTGTGAAACCTTGACAAGGCATCTCGTGCTTAAAGTGCCATGGGAAGAAGGACATCTCTAtgtttctcattcccaaaccaCTCGGAATGCTTTCCATCTCCAACAGAGACACATGCTTTCAATTTATTCACATAAAACATTACAccccccccaaaacaaaaaaataaaaaaaaaaacctttactACTGCTTTCAATCAGAACCTGAACATTAATAAATGAAGCGAAAACACAGTAGGCATTTATATACCAATATGTCAAGACTccgcttttctttttcctaacaCCAAAGCAGGACAAAATGAATACGGCCACTCTGTATAATTTTCCAGGTCGGACCGAACATTTAATTCACTCTATTTCCAgcttttctcagcaaccaagcAGACAATTCGTTTCCCAAATAATTGGCATGAGACTGTGAAACCTTGACAAGGCATCTCGTGCTTAAAGTGCCATGGGAAGAAGGACATCTCTAtgtttctcattcccaaaccaCTCGGAATGCTTTCCATCTCCAACAGAGACACATGCTTTCAATTTATTCACATAAAACATTACAccccccccaaaacaaaaaaataaaaaaaaaaacctttactACTGCTTTCAATCAGAACCTGAACATTAATAAATGAAGCGAAAACACAGTAGGCATTTATATACCAATATGTCAAGACTccgcttttctttttcctaacaCCAAAGCAGGACAAAATGAATACGGCCACTCTGTATAATTTTCCAGGTCGGACCGAACATTTAATTCACTCTATTTCCAgcttttctcagcaaccaagcAGACAATTCGTTTCCCAAATAAAGCGCAACAGTAAAACACGAACAAACCCATTTCAAAGCATGCAGCAAACACTTGAGTCCTTTAAATCAGCCAAAACATCTAATATCAGGCTATGAGATTTATGAATTCTAGGACTTCTTCAGCACAAATCAAACACCggaaaaggaaaattacatCGACCAGCTTATCTTTCGAGAGAGACAAGAAAGAATAcgcatatgtgtgtgtgtgtatagagagagagagagagagagagagagtggcaaTCCCAAGATGAAATGAACTCACCGCGAGGGTTTCCGATCTGAAACTACGACGGAAATGGTTGAAAGACTTGTTCGAACCTTCTGGCATCGGTCTGGGTAGGTCGCCTTTATAAGACCCCCGTAAAAGGCTGGTTGAAATGTTTAGTAGCCCATTAGATTCGACCGCGTGGAACTTGATACCgtactaatctcaactcatttcaatttaccattataatttttttaaattttaatataaaatataataaataactcaactttttcaaattttaaaataataataatattaaaaaataatattttaacaatattttatcatctcaactcaattcaactcatttcaacatccaaacacaacttagGACTCGTGGCCTAAGCTTGAAATCGGAATCGGGTTCGAATCGGATAACGCATCGATTCAACAAATTCAATCAGacgaattattattttaatattgataagaaatattaaaaattatataaaatataatgtaaatattttatattatatataaaaaatataaaatataaattcattaactaattttaataaaaatattatatgaatttaaataatttaaataaatatgtaatttaagTACATGGTAAAtatagtattttgtgcataatcataaatttaatataaaatacacattcatctcctaattattttgttcaactaaagaaaataaagaattatatgttctatctttcaatttttctgttatttttatttaatataatgatgaaaaagttaatatatatttagttttaacatattttttacaagaaactaaaaaacaaCTTACTTGTTagacaacttaaaaataaatatagttttcaatcatttaaatcAGTCTAAAATCGGGTTAGAATTGACCTAAATTGGTCGATTGAAGCGGTTCCGTTCACTAAAATCGATTCAATTTTAATCGACTGAATCAATGCAATCCTTATAAGATCTCATGCAATCTTTAAAGGAGGGTAATTCGCATGCATTAATCCTTTatatccaaacattttttttttttttgacaatttGATTAGGCTAAatgtaagttttataatattaaatagaaagtttttagtttaaaaattaattaaaaagtcttaattcaattcaaagAATCTTAACTAAAAGTTTTGCtagtcatttaaaaaagaaagaaaaataaaacttaactATTAATGTGCAAGCAAAGGAAAATGGTCAGAATCGTTGTAAGTgatgtgtgtttatcatttttcttaaatgattgttgaataaaagaaacatgacaaataatttttcaatcatttaattaCGCATTATGGAATGATAAGAAAATgacaaataaaagaattaattatgaGCAGCATTCCTCTAAAATGCAATTGACCTCTTTAGATTTATTTGTGATCATGGTCATTTTGATTTCCTCTAGATTTTTTATTCAGTTAATTTAataatcaaactatttcattgaGAGAACACTATTTCATAAGCAGAAAGCTTCACTGGCCTAACATATACAATTATTTCTTGCAAAGCTAACTCAAAACAATCTATCGTTGGAATGCTGAGAAAATCCATCCAACTACATGTCAAATGTGTACGCTTGAGTATGAAATGGGCCATTTCCACTCTCCACTCTAGTTGTATAGGACCTCTTTCTCTTATGTATTGTATTTGATCCGGGAGGGCAAAAAATCATGAGTTATAACTCTGAAGGATGGCATGAAAAGCTCCATTGGCTCAAATCCCCTGATGTTTTTGCATGTTTTTGAAGTCAACACTACCTTTTACTTGATAGTTCTTTTATCTACTTGTAGAGTTGTGAAAGGGTTCGGTTTCTTCACAACTATGTATTAAACTTGCAGAATGATGCACAAAAGGCTCCATTGATTCTTCCCAAAGCCAAGTCTTGTGCTGTTGTGATACAAAGTCCCATAACTTCAGTAATGCTAGTTTAAGAAATTTACTTGGCAGATATTTGTATAAACTTTTGCAGATCATGAAGATTCAGATGCATCTTAACATGTTACGGCTTGAAGTAAATACTCGTGTTGCAATTGATGCCTTCTCCTTCAAGTGAATTCTGCTATgcccatttcttttttattgaagttgatatctTCATCTCAAACTTGCAATAACACAATCAACAAAGAAACTCCCTGCACTTGAGATAACGATTTGGATATAGAGTGCTACACTTGATATAGTTAGACAAGAAGAATTGCCCCTAAATGAAGATACTGAAACTCTTATCACTCAAAAGTTCTACTCTCTATTGAATGGGAGGGGGCAATGCAAAGGGGAAATGGCTTTGCTATTTTGCCTCATCAACAATGATGAGTTGCCAATATCTTGAAAAGGTAATCGTTTTGGAGCCACAAATCCACTACTGGATGTGGGTGCTTTTCTTCTATCCCTTGAGACCTCCCTACTGGAATTGTTACTAGTATAATGATTCTCCTTCAAGCGGCAAACCAGTACTCGCTTCTCTGTCTCATTTTGTGCATTTTGGGCTATTTCGGGTGCCCTAATTACAGAGTTTTGCTCCTTCCTCATCCATTCGAGCTCCTGGCGAAGCTCAGACATTTGCACTTGTAGCTCACTTGCTCTACTTTCAGATGATAGAGCCTTCTGTCTCCATTCTTGCACCTATTGAGAAGAAACATGATATCTTAATAGCATGAAAAAGTAAGCTGATGAGATAATTAGAAAGCATGAGAAATGCAAGTTTTCAGGCCTAACGTCGTGAAAGAGTACAGCATAGAGTGATGTTTGCCAGAGAACTACATTAATTGAACCTCAAACTAGCTGGAAAGAGTCATTGTATAAAAGCTCAATCTAGCTGCAATAAAATCAAGAGACTCTACTGGATAGATATTGAGACAATAAACTGGACAGTTGGCTATGGTTTTCTGTACGAAATCTTACAGTAGAGCATAGGGATTGGATTTGATGATCAGAATTGAGAGCACGATCTTCCCAAAAGTCTCGAGAAGCCTCCAACTCTTCCATCTCTTTCCTCACTTGCCCCAGCATTTCCTGCATCTGGGACCATTGCTCTGTCTCAACTCGTATTTGCTCCACAATTCTTAGCACTATATCCTTGCAACGTCCTGAGCATAGGTTATCTTCTGGGGACTTTGTCTTTTGTGGAGAAGAAGGATGTGCCTGATCAGGTCTTATTCGGGTAAACTCAATCCTCTTCAAAGAGGAGGCAGAACTAGCAACTGATTTTTTTGCTGTAGAAGGCATTGATCTATACTCCTCTTCCATTCTGTCCAACAAAATGCCCATTGAAAATGCTTCCATTTTCCTTCTTAGGATGTCCACCTGCAGAGTCTTTCAGATCAATAATACCCTCTTACTGATATGGATGGGAAATGTTGAAAAaagttcataaaaataaactattaatgTCAATGATGTTGGCaggtattattttaattatatcaaCCAAAAGGAGGATATgtgaattgaaaatgaaaaagctTTTACTTAGTTGCTTACAATTGACCTTAAATACTCCATAGATAGTCCTCGAGACCACAAAAAAACTCCACTCCACTCAACTTTTCCCTTTCAGAAACCATAACAGCATAAACATGATGATTCGAAATTATGAGTTTCTTCCTTTTTGTTCTTATAGGGCAGTCAAAGAGTAACAATATTTGAATAAGCAGTCTTgtgctataaaaa contains:
- the LOC108998731 gene encoding uncharacterized protein LOC108998731 translates to MSAKYIIGGILGSFAIAYTCDYFLADRKIFGGTTPKTVSNKEWWEETDKKFQAWPRTAGPPVVMNPISRQNFIVKPRSE
- the LOC108998678 gene encoding uncharacterized protein LOC108998678 isoform X2; amino-acid sequence: MTTATRRTKWQYPPVQPQTPRILHLPRRPRRRPPKTAATKPASIEARHDRKGRLEVLFDQERAFSRTGVPIVLLDYCGGGGESERRRVKTEDDNSESGGGSVVEEKWRFQAEMLRAECNLLRMEKEIAVKKLERSRVKMKKILRSAVQTLVSGRKKICEGKNVSMVLVEEIQELEEKLEKLQRSSGVKDFIVRNCSNFDKQVSLLQRRLERFGATSDDICVKDIQEMAAASLSMGTSCRVEESFVSSGKCNVDILRRKMEAFSMGILLDRMEEEYRSMPSTAKKSVASSASSLKRIEFTRIRPDQAHPSSPQKTKSPEDNLCSGRCKDIVLRIVEQIRVETEQWSQMQEMLGQVRKEMEELEASRDFWEDRALNSDHQIQSLCSTVQEWRQKALSSESRASELQVQMSELRQELEWMRKEQNSVIRAPEIAQNAQNETEKRVLVCRLKENHYTSNNSSREVSRDRRKAPTSSSGFVAPKRLPFQDIGNSSLLMRQNSKAISPLHCPLPFNRE
- the LOC108998678 gene encoding uncharacterized protein LOC108998678 isoform X1; translated protein: MTTATRRTKWQYPPVQPQTPRILHLPRRPRRRPPKTAATKPASIEARHDRKGRLEVLFDQERAFSRTGVPIVLLDYCGGGGESERRRVKTEDDNSESGGGSVVEEKWRFQAEMLRAECNLLRMEKEIAVKKLERSRVKMKKILRSAVQTLVSGRKKICEGKNVSMVLVEEIQELEEKLEKLQRSSGVKDFIVRNCSNFDKQVSLLQRRLERFGATSDDICVKDIQEMAAASLSMGTSCRVEESFVSSGKCNTLQVDILRRKMEAFSMGILLDRMEEEYRSMPSTAKKSVASSASSLKRIEFTRIRPDQAHPSSPQKTKSPEDNLCSGRCKDIVLRIVEQIRVETEQWSQMQEMLGQVRKEMEELEASRDFWEDRALNSDHQIQSLCSTVQEWRQKALSSESRASELQVQMSELRQELEWMRKEQNSVIRAPEIAQNAQNETEKRVLVCRLKENHYTSNNSSREVSRDRRKAPTSSSGFVAPKRLPFQDIGNSSLLMRQNSKAISPLHCPLPFNRE